One window of the Hoplias malabaricus isolate fHopMal1 chromosome Y, fHopMal1.hap1, whole genome shotgun sequence genome contains the following:
- the LOC136679207 gene encoding C-C chemokine receptor type 5-like isoform X1, whose product MTQDLPHTTDNYEAYNNSGSNGIPCDSSYIKVFRQSFLPTLYSIIFIVGFIGNGLVLCVLLKHQRRSNMLDVCLFNLGLSDLLFLISLPFWAHYAATGEWIFGIFMCHAVTAFYILGFYGSIFFMMLMTVDRYVVTVHAQTTLYFRCRSSKVYIALVFLMWVLSLLASLPDIIMKNNVTNVTNWTCEANYHDGHLWRKFSYIELNFLGLVLPLFVMGFCYSQIIPILITMNSQQKHKAIKLILVLIVIFFLCWIPYNVVVFLYFLVYTDLYNITNSEWCHLNIAMQWTETITFIHCCLNPIIYAIVGQRFRTLMAKTLSEWFAICFGWCKPQTDKRGSMFSTRSSMMTNTTVL is encoded by the exons ATGACCCAGGATCTGCCCCACACAA CAGATAATTATGAGGCCTACAACAATAGTGGAAGCAATGGCATACCCTGCGATAGCAGCTACATAAAGGTCTTCAGACAATCCTTCCTCCCTACTCTCTACAGCATAATCTTTATTGTGGGCTTCATCGGCAATGGCCTGGTGTTGTGTGTCCTCCTCAAACACCAACGGAGGTCTAATATGCTGGACGTGTGCCTCTTCAACCTGGGACTCTCCGACCTGCTGTTCCTCATATCTCTACCCTTCTGGGCTCACTATGCTGCCACTGGCGAATGGATCTTCGGGATTTTCATGTGCCATGCTGTTACAGCCTTTTATATACTGGGCTTTTATGGCAGCATCTTTTTCATGATGCTAATGACAGTGGATCGCTATGTTGTCACTGTCCATGCTCAGACCACCCTCTATTTTAGGTGCCGGTCATCAAAGGTATACATAGCCTTGGTGTTTTTAATGTGGGTGCTCAGTCTGCTTGCCTCTCTTCCAGatattataatgaaaaataatgtgaCTAATGTAACTAATTGGACATGTGAGGCTAATTATCATGATGGCCATTTGTGGAGGAAGTTCAGCTATATAGAGCTAAATTTCCTTGGTTTAGTTCTTCCCCTCTTTGTCATGGGATTTTGCTACTCTCAGATCATCCCCATTTTGATCACCATGAACTCACAGCAGAAACACAAAGCCATCAAGCTCATCCTTGTCTTGATTGtaattttctttctctgctGGATCCCATACAATGTGGTTGTATTCCTGTACTTTCTTGTTTACACTGACCTGTACAACATAACAAACTCGGAATGGTGTCACCTGAACATTGCCATGCAGTGGACAGAAACCATCACCTTCATTCACTGCTGCCTCAACCCCATAATCTACGCCATTGTGGGCCAGAGGTTTAGGACATTAATGGCTAAGACTCTGAGTGAATGGTTTGCCATTTGCTTTGGTTGGTgtaaacctcagacagataaaAGAGGCTCTATGTTCTCCACCCGCTCCTCAATGATGACAAATACAACAGTCTTGTAA
- the LOC136679207 gene encoding C-C chemokine receptor type 5-like isoform X2, whose protein sequence is MTQDLPHTNNYEAYNNSGSNGIPCDSSYIKVFRQSFLPTLYSIIFIVGFIGNGLVLCVLLKHQRRSNMLDVCLFNLGLSDLLFLISLPFWAHYAATGEWIFGIFMCHAVTAFYILGFYGSIFFMMLMTVDRYVVTVHAQTTLYFRCRSSKVYIALVFLMWVLSLLASLPDIIMKNNVTNVTNWTCEANYHDGHLWRKFSYIELNFLGLVLPLFVMGFCYSQIIPILITMNSQQKHKAIKLILVLIVIFFLCWIPYNVVVFLYFLVYTDLYNITNSEWCHLNIAMQWTETITFIHCCLNPIIYAIVGQRFRTLMAKTLSEWFAICFGWCKPQTDKRGSMFSTRSSMMTNTTVL, encoded by the exons ATGACCCAGGATCTGCCCCACACAA ATAATTATGAGGCCTACAACAATAGTGGAAGCAATGGCATACCCTGCGATAGCAGCTACATAAAGGTCTTCAGACAATCCTTCCTCCCTACTCTCTACAGCATAATCTTTATTGTGGGCTTCATCGGCAATGGCCTGGTGTTGTGTGTCCTCCTCAAACACCAACGGAGGTCTAATATGCTGGACGTGTGCCTCTTCAACCTGGGACTCTCCGACCTGCTGTTCCTCATATCTCTACCCTTCTGGGCTCACTATGCTGCCACTGGCGAATGGATCTTCGGGATTTTCATGTGCCATGCTGTTACAGCCTTTTATATACTGGGCTTTTATGGCAGCATCTTTTTCATGATGCTAATGACAGTGGATCGCTATGTTGTCACTGTCCATGCTCAGACCACCCTCTATTTTAGGTGCCGGTCATCAAAGGTATACATAGCCTTGGTGTTTTTAATGTGGGTGCTCAGTCTGCTTGCCTCTCTTCCAGatattataatgaaaaataatgtgaCTAATGTAACTAATTGGACATGTGAGGCTAATTATCATGATGGCCATTTGTGGAGGAAGTTCAGCTATATAGAGCTAAATTTCCTTGGTTTAGTTCTTCCCCTCTTTGTCATGGGATTTTGCTACTCTCAGATCATCCCCATTTTGATCACCATGAACTCACAGCAGAAACACAAAGCCATCAAGCTCATCCTTGTCTTGATTGtaattttctttctctgctGGATCCCATACAATGTGGTTGTATTCCTGTACTTTCTTGTTTACACTGACCTGTACAACATAACAAACTCGGAATGGTGTCACCTGAACATTGCCATGCAGTGGACAGAAACCATCACCTTCATTCACTGCTGCCTCAACCCCATAATCTACGCCATTGTGGGCCAGAGGTTTAGGACATTAATGGCTAAGACTCTGAGTGAATGGTTTGCCATTTGCTTTGGTTGGTgtaaacctcagacagataaaAGAGGCTCTATGTTCTCCACCCGCTCCTCAATGATGACAAATACAACAGTCTTGTAA